GCTCGCGCACCACATCCGCGAGTTCGTTCGCCATCCGCACGGCGGTTTCCTGATCGGCCGCCTCCACCATAACCCGCACCAGCGGCTCCGTTCCCGACGGGCGCAGCAGCACCCGGCCGCTGTCGCCGAGCGCCGCCTCCACGGCTTCGACGGCCGACCGCAGCAACTCGTCGCTGTGGACCGAGTGGTGATCGACCCCCCGCACATTGACCATCACCTGCGGGTACACCGTCATCGCCTGTGCGAGCTCGGCGAGGGTCTTGCGCTGGCGTGCCATCTCGCTGAGCAGGTGCAGGCCGGTGAGGATGCCGTCACCCGTGGTGGCGAAATCGCTCATGATGACGTGGCCAGACTGCTCGCCGCCGAGCGAGTAGCCGTGCCCGTTCATCTCCTCCAGGACGTAGCGGTCTCCGACAGCGGTCTCGACCACCCGGACACCGGCCTCGCGCATGGCGAGTTTGAGCCCGAGGTTGCTCATCACCGTCGCGACGAGCGTGTCGTCTCTGAGCTTGCCGCGCTCCTTCATGCCGAGAGCGAGGATAGCCATGATCTGATCGCCATCGACGGTGCGGCCACTGGCGTCGATCGCCAGGCAGCGATCGGCGTCGCCGTCGTGCGCGATACCGACATCGGCGCCGGCCGCCAGCACGGCCTCCGCCAGCCTGTCGAGGTGCGTCGAGCCGACGCCGTCGTTGATGTTCATACCGTCCGGCGCG
Above is a genomic segment from Leifsonia xyli subsp. xyli str. CTCB07 containing:
- the glmM gene encoding phosphoglucosamine mutase; translation: MPRLFGTDGVRGLANGTLTADLALGLAQAAAAVLTRGRSAEARRAVGKRPLAIVARDPRVSGEFLSAAVAAGLASSGIDVYDAGVIPTPAAAFLIADFDADFGVMVSASHNPAPDNGIKIFARGGTKLPDVVEDRIEEHLHLEKLTPTGAEVGRIQCFADAEDRYVLHLLASLPHRLDGIHVVLDCAHGAAAGISPEVFTDAGARVTVIGDAPDGMNINDGVGSTHLDRLAEAVLAAGADVGIAHDGDADRCLAIDASGRTVDGDQIMAILALGMKERGKLRDDTLVATVMSNLGLKLAMREAGVRVVETAVGDRYVLEEMNGHGYSLGGEQSGHVIMSDFATTGDGILTGLHLLSEMARQRKTLAELAQAMTVYPQVMVNVRGVDHHSVHSDELLRSAVEAVEAALGDSGRVLLRPSGTEPLVRVMVEAADQETAVRMANELADVVRERLAG